In Arachis stenosperma cultivar V10309 chromosome 1, arast.V10309.gnm1.PFL2, whole genome shotgun sequence, one DNA window encodes the following:
- the LOC130980082 gene encoding uncharacterized protein LOC130980082, giving the protein MKKVRWEECKVVTLANDEILEEDTSKPTEHSQGNSQEILEKKEQGNGLIQGKEEKQKEILEPYVPKAPFPQRFRGGEKEKSYSRFLDMFASLSVNIPFMKTLQQMPNYIKCMKELLIKKGTLKGGLTVMMNKECSALIKKDLPLKKKDPGSSHIPCAIGNTRNDRGFCDLGASINVMPLSYMKKLQIDELKSTDVVIQLANKTQKEAEGVIENVLVKVGNYFLPTDFIVLDMEKSYLHPISLGRSFLATARALIDVEQGELILRIHDKHLTFYVFKPATNFEPKPKELTYDHSKLSLEESNSEPETEPLKQSLVNKQEF; this is encoded by the coding sequence ATGAAGAAGGTGAGATGGGAAGAGTGTAAGGTAGTCACACTTGCAAATGACGAAATCCTGGAGGAAGATACCAGCAAGCCAACAGAGCACAGCCAAGGAAATTCCCAGGAAATTTTGGAGAAAAAAGAACAAGGAAATGGACTGATACAAGGGaaagaagaaaaacagaaagaaatttTGGAACCTTACGTGCCAAAGGCACCATTTCCCCAAAGATTCAGAGGAGGTGAGAAAGAGAAGTCATACTCAAGATTCTTAGACATGTTTGCATCCCTTAGTGTCAACATACCTTTCATGAAAACTCTCCAACAGATGCCTAACTACATCAAGTGCATGAAAGAGTTGCTGATCAAGAAAGGAACCTTGAAAGGTGGACTAACAGTGATGATGaacaaggaatgtagtgccCTCATCAAGAAGGATTTACCTCTGAAGAAAAAAGATCCGGGGAGCTCTCATATCCCCTGTGCCATAGGAAATACAAGAAATGATagaggattctgtgatctaggagccagcataaatgtgatgcctctgtCTTATATGAAGAAATTACAAATCGATGAACTAAAATCCACAGATGTAGTCATCCAATTGGCTAATAAGACTCAGAAGGAAGCTGAAGGAGTAATTGAGAATGTATTGGTTAAAGTGGGAAATTACTTTCTCCCCACTGACTTTATTGTTCTAGACATGGAGAAAAGTTACCTCCATCCTATTAGTCTGGGTAGATCGTtcctagccactgctagagcactcatagatgtggaACAAGGAGAGTTAATAttgagaatacatgataaaCATCTCACTTTCTATGTTTTTAAACCTGCAACCAATTTTGAGCCAAAACCTAAGGAGCTGACGTATGATCACAGCAAATTGTCCCTGGAAGAAAGCAATAGTGAACCGGAAACAGAGCCCTTGAAACAATCCTTGGTGAACAAGCAAGAATTTTAG